ACGGTGCTTAAGAAAATTCGCGAGATGGAAAAAGTGTCGGGCCGCCGCACGGCCATTGTAATGGCGACGGCGATGGGGGATAAAAGCGACATCGTGGATTGCGCGAAGGTGGGTATCCAGGGATATATCGTAAAACCGTTCAAGCAGGACGAACTGCCCGGCCGGCTGGAAAACTACTACAACCTGTTCCAGAAAGACGGGGGCAAACAGTAACGCCCGGTGAAAAAGGGGAACTGGCGGGCCGCCGCTCCCCCCGCCGGCGGTTATTTCTTCAATATCCCTTCAATTTCCAGTTGCAGCTTCACCTTGTCCCCCACCACCAGGCCGCCGCCGTCCAGCAGCTTGTTCCAGACCATGCCGTAATCGGCGCGGATCACTTCCCCTTCGGCGGTGAACCCGGCGCGCTTGTTTCCCCACGGATCGTTGGC
The genomic region above belongs to Nitrospinota bacterium and contains:
- a CDS encoding response regulator — protein: MKILLVDDSKVALTMYKDGLSDELYEKKYAHNGNEALLFYKSWQPDLIVLDIQMPEMTGYTVLKKIREMEKVSGRRTAIVMATAMGDKSDIVDCAKVGIQGYIVKPFKQDELPGRLENYYNLFQKDGGKQ